CTGGGCTTGGccttggcgggggggggcgggggggggggtcttaaaGTAGGGGGCGGGGCAGTCTCGCAGAAccgaacccttaacctgtggaagcTGACGCTATTTCCAAATACACAGTGTCCGAATTGAGTTGAATTTTCATACACCCACCTGGTGTCCAGGGAATTGTTTAGTGGGTCCAGGAACCTAAAAGACGCCCCAGAAAACCAAAGTACTAACCCACAGTCCGGAACTAAACCTGGCTGATCCTGGCAGAGCCTCAGCCAACCCACAAGCCcatgaaagtagaaataaatgctCAACGTTGTGAGTCACCAAGTTTTGGGGGTTGTTACACAGCATTACTGCAGGCGAAAAAACTGACGAGTTTAACATCTGATTTGTTTGCCTTGGCCGAGGGGCTGGGTCAGAACAATGAGGTCAAAATGTACTGCTGACCATTTCTGTAGCTAACACCCCATGAGCCTCCACCTGGCTGTGTCCATATCAGTCCTGCCCAGCTGGCTGGGGGATCTGGAGGGCAGGGCTCCTGTCGGCTCCGTCTCTGGATCCCTAGCATCGCTCATGCTAAGGCAGTGGCTAATACAATGGGTCTCTCATACCACACAGAGCCCAGGACCAGGCAGTTGCCTTTCAGATAAAAACCAAATCGATGTGCAAGACTCCCCATACTCTGGCCCCAACACACTCCCCCAGCTCCATCTTTCCCTGCTTTCCCCCACATGTGTCTCTTCGGTAGGGGCAGCAGGGCCCACAAAGCCCTGTGTGAGTTTCCTACTCCCCCACCCGTCCTAGTCCagatcttccttctcttctgtgtgaTAGCCCAACGGGCTTCCTTTATTTCCTCTATCATGCCGTGGTCCTCactaccacagggcctttgcacatgcttttctctgcctagaatgctgtTCTACCACCCCTGTTACCTAGTTATGAGTCACCTTCCATATCTCAAGTCTGAGGacacttcctcagggaagccgcCTCCTACTTCTCTAGTTGAGTGCAGTTTCCCTCTGTTGGTCAGTTCAACCAGGTACCGCCTCTTCTTAGCATTCATTTGCACTATAACTTATTAAAGTGGCCATCTGGCTAATGTCTGTCTCCCCATTGCAGCATGTCAGATTCATAAGGACCCGGAATTCATGACACTTGAACGAGGTCTCATTCGCTCTGTACCCCCCTGGCACACAGTGGACGCAAATAACTATTTGGTGATTGAATAAATATTGTTGTCCTGACTGCCCTGTTAAATGCCTCCAATGGCATCGAGGGTGTCCATGGAGATGTGCTGTTCGGGTCTCTCTTGGAGAGAACCTGCTGTAAGGTGGGTGGTATGACCACTTCCTGCCACTGCTCTTTCAGAAGTGCTGCAGTGCTCGCACGCTGAGGCTACTGTCCCCCAGGGCTGCTCCCTGCTGAGGACGGAGCACAGGGGTGTTATTAGGGAGGAGTCCCTTTCGGCCAACACAGGACTCCCCTAATGGATATTTTTTGCTCTGGGGCTCCCCACTGGCCTGGCCGAGACTGTCACAAAGATGCTGCGCGGCTATCGACCTCTCGCTTCTCGGCTCCAAATTCACCCTTCAGTACCTGCTCTGCCATAATGATCTGGACTCGGCATTTCCTCCTTTACAGTGAGACGCTAAGCTTTTTGCCAGGAGAGGGTGCTGGAGGGGACATTTCAGGAGGAAAGGCTTCTCTTTCTGGttctgggatgtgtgtgtgtgtgtgtgtgtgcacgtgcacggcCGTGTGATTAGTCAGCAGTGTGTGAGGATGCCCGGTGATGATCTGCCACAGCCATGAGCTCAGTGTTCACAGTCTCTCAGCACCTTGCAGCCCTCGGGCCTAAGGACCATCTTCTTGCAACGCTCCTAATGCAGATACCACACGCTCCAAGCCTCACATCTGCAAAGGTACCCCAATCCCACCTGCCCACCAGCCTCGGCTCCCTCGGGCCTCTGAGGGTTGCTTCTTGCCCACCCCCTGACTATGGACCAGCTCTGGTCCGGGTGACCCAGCAAAGTTCCTTGCGCTGCCGTGGGCTTCAACCACACCTGCTCCAATGAGGTCTAAACCCCAGCTTGGGGAAGGCACTCCACTTCCAAGTTCAACCCTCCCTGGGTGCTCTCCGTAGGATAGCTGTCACTGCTCTCTTTACATCTTTGTAGAGTCGCTTGCTTGCTTATGCTGATGACTTCCTATTAAACAGCGCCATTTACAACAGCACAGTAGAGTCTGaggctctccctcccctgccctccttcctccctcccctcctcccacagagCTCAGACCTGCACCACTGCGCCGCTGTCTGAGGGTTCTCGACACCTGCTCCcgctccctctcttctctctccttcacagaCATCAGCCCCTTAACTCTCCACGTTTAATTCCTTCTTGGCATTTGCTTCTCGGAGGTCTTCACACTTAGAATAAAAccccatgggggcgcctggctggcttcccccaggcaagtcagtagagcacatgacttgatctcagggtcgtgagttcaagccccatggtgggcacggagaaataaataaataaataaataaataagaaagactaAAACCCCGTGAGTCCCCGTATAATCTGCTCTCTGCCCCAAGCCCAACCCTGTTCCCCAGCACACACCTTCCTGCTATTCTCTAAGTCATTCTGCTATAGCCCCTGTGGCCTCTGTGAGGTCCCCCACACGGACCAGAATCCCACCTTGGAGTCTTTGCCCTTGctcttatgtctttttattttattttttttaagattttattttgggggcgtttgggcggctcagttggttaagcgtccagcttcggctcaggtcacgatctcacagttcgtgggttcgagccctgtgtcgggctctgtgctgacagctcacagcctggagcctgcttgggattctgcgtctccctctctctctgcccctcccccactctctctctttctctctctctctctctctctctcagaaataaacaaacattaaaaaaatttttttcaagattttaagtgatctctacacccaatgtggggctcgaactcacaaccccgagatcaagagtcgcacgctccactgactgagccagtcaagcGCTCCGCTTTTCTGCCTTTGATACAAGGTTTGTTCCCTCATGTCATTCAGACCTCTTCTCAGATGCCATCTCCTCTAAAAGGCCTCCACCTACCACCTCCAGTCTCCTTTTAACTCTGTCCCTTTACCctactctgttttgtttcttcatttctgcgTAACATACTGTATGTTATACTTACACATTCATTTTTGTGTCTCCCAATGCTGCCACTATGCGGCCAGAGACTTCGTCTTATGCGCTGTTGGGCCCCCATGGCCTGGGTTaatacctggcacacagtaggtgctcaataaatatttgttaattgacTGAATAAAGGAGTGTATTTGCCTTTGCTCAAGCCACTCCCTCCACCTGGAaaaccttcccttccccttcctccctttcctaaTGCCACATACCTGTTAAGACTAAGCCGTAGTCCCTACTCTTCCATGAAGCCCTCCCTGACTACCTGGGCTCTGGGCCCCCGGAAGGTGGCTTATTCCTGTCCTTCCCTCACTACACTGCTTGATTTTAGATGTAATGAAGGGTTTGTGGCAAGTAAAGAGGTGGAGATTGAAGGCAGAAGAGAACAGGCCAGCTTTATTGGGATTAAGAGGAGGAAAGGGCCGTCCACAGGCCCTGGGCCAGGGTGGAGCTGCAGGGACAGCAGCCAGGATGCCATGTCACTTCTTCCACTCCTTCTTCTCATAGTCCCACCGGGAGGCCAGCCCTTGCACGGGGTTGCCCTTCATGTCCAGAATGCGCTGGAGCTGCTGGGCCTTCCACTCATCCGTCAGGGTGACGGGCTTCTTAGGGAACACTGCGGGGAAGGCACGGGTGGGGACAAAGGCATTTTAGATGCCTCGAGGTGTGCATCAGGGAAGGTCTGGGGGCAGAGCTCCCTACACAGCTCATACCTTACTTCCTGGTCCATTTGTCCCTGAGGCTGACCCGGCCTGCCTGAGTCACTGGTACTTTCTACCCCAGTGTGtggtaaagaaggaaaatatctttATGGGCACCTATTAGCCCCAAACACTGGGCTAGGATAAATTTTTTCCCAAAGGctctctcatttcatcctcaagcAAAGCGGGAATTCACATCACACTCTcgcagaagaagaaagaaggtgaGGCCATCAGAGGTGAGGTCAGCTGGCACAGAGACTGCCAGCTCTTCCCCAAcatcccctcccttcttccagaGTAGTGCCTCTCCAACCCGAGTGGGCAGCAGAATCActctggagagcttgttaaaacacagattgctgggctccaCCCTCAAAGTGTCTGACTTGGTAGATCCAGACTGGggctgagaatgtgcatttctaaaagTTCCCAAGTGATGGTGTTGGTCCAGGGTCTCACACTCTGAGAATCACTCTTCAGTAGTAATAGACAGCTGGGCATGTGACGGCCTCGctgaaaactacatttcccagcatcccttgTGGCTAGACCCAGTCATGTGATCGCTTCTAGCCAACGGGTGGTGAGCAGAAGTGGCCTGCGCAACTTCTGGACCTTAAAgaggtctctcttctctcttcttgggTGGAATGTAGGCTTTAATGGCTGGAGCTGGGGCAGCCACCTTATCAAGAAGAAAGCTTCACGTTAAGGATGGCAGAGCAGTATGACAGAAGGAGCCTGACACTGCAGTCTCGATACTCCCCCAGGCCTTTTTTGTGAGAGAGGAACAAAACCTGTATCTTCTTTAAGCTCTTGTATGTTGGTGACTCTTTGTTATGGAAAAATCCATGGCTAATAACAGCAATCAGTAACATTACCATTCATGATTAGGTGCCAGACGCTGGCTTTGGCTctctcattaaatcctcacaaaCCCTGTGATGTGGgcactgttattttcattttacagacaagggaaTTGAGGTCCAGAGAGGCAGAGCCCCTACATCCCAACCGAGGCAGCCGTGCTCTGCCCTTCACCCTACACCTCTTTGGGGGACTTTTCAAAACTCTTCAGACGAGTTGCCTTATAAGGGCTTGGCTGGTGGCTCTGACCACAAGGGCGTGGCCCCGGGCGGTAGCGAGGGGGGGGTTGTTGCCACTCACCATAGATCCGCTGCCACCAAATCATCAGAGCTGTGAatccaaaaaagaagaagacacagcCCATCACTGTCTTCCACTCATTGGAGCGACGGTTCATCTCCGCGAAGGTCTCATGGAACTGGAGCCGGTACACTGGAGGCAGATGAGGGGTGAGGAGGTAGGGGTCTCGGGCTCATGGATTCCGAGGACCCTGGACCAAGTCTTGGCCTCAGGGATTCCCAGCCGCCCCCTCCCTGAAGCAGGTGTTGTCCATTCAGCAAATTCTTATTGAACATCGACCGTATGCAAAGCATGGCCAGAAGCAGGATCCAAATGTGAGTCCTTGGGGGGCCCCTCTGGTGGGCAGGACTTGGGATTGCACATCCCTCCGGTTTCCCGGGGTCAGGCCCCTGctctcccacccacctgcctctctgctccttccccccacACCACTCAGCGATGCCCACACTTTCCTGCTCCTACATCCCTCC
This sequence is a window from Lynx canadensis isolate LIC74 chromosome A3, mLynCan4.pri.v2, whole genome shotgun sequence. Protein-coding genes within it:
- the LOC115509646 gene encoding cytochrome c oxidase subunit 4 isoform 2, mitochondrial isoform X2, which produces MFFRAVWSLVLRKGGPRMRQMHSPGSAAHSKEKMPPYTNYHAQRSYPMPDEPFCTELNAEQRALKEKEKGSWTQLTHDEKVALYRLQFHETFAEMNRRSNEWKTVMGCVFFFFGFTALMIWWQRIYVFPKKPVTLTDEWKAQQLQRILDMKGNPVQGLASRWDYEKKEWKK